AGTAGAGGTCCTGCAGTCCATCGCCGTCGAAGTCGAAGACCACCACCCCTCCGCTCATCGATTCCACGATGTATTTTTTCTCGGGCGCCGAAACGTGCTCGAAAGTAATGCCGCTCTGCCCTGTCACGTCCACCAGCCGTAACTGGCCCGAATTGAGCATGGGCAGGATGAGGGCAAGCATCAAGAAATTCACCGCCCGATTCTAGCAGGTCGCAGCCCTTTCCCGGGACTAGTGCAGTGCGTCAGAGGCTTTGAGCCACCCTGCGGCGTTATCCCACGCTTTCAGCGTTTGCACACTTGCCGTCTGAAACCCAGGGTGGCGCCGCCGTCTCGCTTGCGCTCGCCGGGGCTGACCCTGGGCTGGCGAATCTGTCCCTTACAGGGACAAAAAACGGCGGCCCTGGCTCAGAACCTATGACCGGCAGCACTAGGCGCGCTCTTCCCAGTCTACGATCTGGCCGTCTTCACGCAGTTGGGGGTAGGGGATGCCCTTGCGGCGGCAGTATTCCTCGACTTCAGGATAGCCCCACTCGAAAAGAAGCCGCTGGTACTCTTCAGGCGTCAGGCGGGGCTGGTCGTAGAATCCCGCCGCCTCCCTCTGCCGCCGGACTTCAAAGAGGATGACGGCGGCGGCCACCGATACGTTGAGCGAATCTCCCATACCCACCGTGGGGATGGTGATGAACTGGTCGGCCAGCGGGGCCATTTGATCGGTGAGGCCGTGCAGCTCCTGCCCCAGCAACAGGGCCGTGGGGCGGGTGAAGTCGACCTCGCGGAAGTCGGTCGAGGACTCCTCGACATTGGCTGCCAGAACCCGCATTCCGCGTCCGCTGGCTTCCTCCACCGCTTTGCCCAGCGAGGGAAAGGTGCGGGTCCGCACCCAATTGGCGGTGTTGCCGGAGATGGAAGGGGAGATGCCGATTTCACCTTGGGGCCAGACAGCGAACGCTTCCCCGATGCCGACGGCATCGCAGGTCCGCAGGAGAGCCGAGAAGTTGTGAGGTTTCTTGAGGTTTTCGAAGATAATCGTCAAATCGGGTTGGCGGTGATCGAGCACGCGGCGGATGCGCTGGTATCGTTCAGGCGTCATCGCCTCTCCCAGGGCGTTCAGGACCAAGTGGTTCTCTCGGGTCGCGGCCCTTGACCGGGCACATTGGCGATTGCTGCCATGCTTGACCCGGTGAGAGCCCGCACGGTACATTTTACTGTCTATGAGTGGATGGGAGAGGCTTTTTCAGAACCTGTGTTTGGCGGCGTTGCTAGGCGCCTGCATGGCGCCGGCCGCAGGGGCGGCGGAAGGCGACGAGGGCGAAGGCCTGCTGTTGCAGAACACGCGCCAGTTGACTTTTCAGGGACGGCGTTCCGGGGAGGGATATTTCGACCCCTCAGGAAGCCGCATGGTTTTCCAGAGCGAGCGCGAACCCGGCAACCCCTTCTACCAGATCTATCTGATGGATCTGGAGACGGGCGACACCTCCCGCATTTCGCCCGGGATCGGTAAAACCACCTGCGCATGGGTCCACCCCAGCGGAAACCGCGTCCTCTTCGCCTCCACCCATGACGACCCACAGGCCCGGGCCAAACAGAAAGAAGAGATCGAGTTGCGGGAATCCGGCCAGCAGCGGCGCTATTCCTGGGACTACGACGAACACTTCGAGATCTACAGCGCTGATCTCCAGGGCAGAGACATCCGCCGCCTCACCCATGCCAGAGGCTATGACGCCGAAGGCAGCTATTCTCCGGACGGCACCCGGATCGTCTTCTCCTCCAACCGCCACGCCTACAGTCAGGAACTGTCGTCCCCGGACCGCGAACTGCTGGAGATCGACAAGTCGGTGTTCGCCGATCTCTACCTCATGAACGCCGACGGTTCAAACGTCCGCCGCCTGACCGAGGTGCGGGGTTACGATGGAGGGCCGTTCTTCAGCCAGGACGGAAGCAAGATTACCTGGCGGCGTTTTTCCGAAGACGGAGCCACGGCCGAGATTTACACCATGAACGCCGACGGATCGGACGCCAAGGCCATCACCAGCATGGGAGCCATGTCCTGGGCGCCCTTCTTCCATCCTTCCGGCCAATACTTGATTTTCTCCACCAACAAGCATGGATTCGCCAATTTCGAACTCTATCTGGTGGACGCCCAGGGCCGCCGCGATCCGGTGCGCGTCACCTACACCGACGGATTCGACGGCCTGGCCGCTTTTTCTCCCGACGGGCAAACCCTGGCCTGGACCAGCAACCGCACTCCCGAGAAACAGTCGCAGATCTTCATGGCCCAGTGGAATCATCAAAGAGCTCTGCAACTCCTGGGCTTGCAGGACGCAGCCGATTCCCTGCCGCCGGTGGCTCTTCCCGCTACCGAGGCGGCCATCTCCGCCCAGGACCTGAAAGAGCACGTGGCCTTGCTGGCCGCCGACCGGCTGGAGGGCCGCCTGACGGGCACCCAGGGCGAGCGCATGGCCGCCGACTACCTGGCCAAGTACTTCGCCTCTTTGGGGTTGCAGCCGGCGGGCGAGAAGGGAAGCTACTTTCACGACTTCGAATTCACTTCGGGGGTCGAGCTAGGCTCTGAAAACCGCTTGCGCCTGCAAATCGAGGGAGAGGAATGGACGCCCGCCGTCGATGAAGATTGGCGGCCCCTGTCCTTTTCCCAGACCGGCGGGATCGAGGCCGGCCAGGTGGTCTTCGCCGGTTACGGCATCGTAGCGCCCCAGGGTCAGGGCCAGGAGGAGTACGATTCCTACGTCCACCTCGACGTTGAGGACAAGTGGGTGCTGATGTTTCGCTATCTGCCCGACGGCATCTCTTCTGAGCGCCGTCAGCACCTGGCCCGCCATGCCAGCCTCCGCTACAAGGCCATGGAGGCCCGTAACCGGGGAGCCCGCGGAATCATCATCGTCAGCGGACCCGCTTCTCAGGTCAAGGATCAATTGGTGGAACTGAGCTTCGACGCCTCCCTGTCAGGCACCTCGGTGGCTGCTATCTCCATCGGCGACGACTGGGCCCAGCGGCTTCTGGGAGCAGCCGGCAAAGACCTGCAAGCGCTGCAAGAGCAGCTCGACCAGGGCGAATTGATGATGGGATTCCCGCTTCCTTCAGCCACCGTCTCGGCCACTATCGACCTGACCTACAAGAAGGCCGTGGGACGCAATGTCCTGGCCCTCCTGCCGGCCGGCGATCAGCCGATGGGCGAAGCTGTTGCCATCGGCGCTCACATGGACCACCTGGGACGCGGTCAAGCCAGCGGCTCTTTGGCCCGAGCCGATGAGAAAGGGCAGATTCACAACGGCGCCGACGACAACGCCTCGGGCGTTGCCGGCATGCTGGAGATCGCGCAGTACCTGGCCGAGCAGAAGGCCTCGGGACGCCTGATGGCCCGCCGAGACCTGCTCTTCGCAGCCTGGTCGGGCGAAGAACTGGGGCTGTTGGGTTCAAGCCATTGGGTCAACGAGCGCGACCAGGACAAGGACAACGATCTCAAGCCAGACATCACCGCCTACCTGAATCTGGACATGATCGGGCGGCTGCGCGACGAACTCATTCTTCAGGGCCTCGGCTCCAGCAGCGTCTGGACCGGCATCGTGGAACAGCGGAACGTCCCCGTAGGACTCGCCATCTCGCCTCAGGACGACAGCTACCTGCCTACCGACGCCACCTCCTTCTACATCAAGAAGGTGCCCATTCTGAGCGCTTTCACCGGCGCCCACGAGGACTACCATTCCCCCCGTGACACCGCCGAGAAGCTCAACTACACGGGCATGAGGGAGGTATCCCGTTTCATGGCGCTGGTGGCCCGCGACCTGGTGCAGCGTCCGCAGGGACCCGATTACATCGCCATGCAGGAGCCCGAGGAGAAGGGCGCCCGGGCCGGCTTGCGGGCCTATCTGGGAACCATCCCCGACTACGCTCAGGGCGACGTCAAAGGCCTGCGCCTTTCCGGCGTCTCCAAGGGGTCGCCTTCCGACCAGGCGGGACTGCAGGCGGGAGACGTAGTGGTCGAATTGGCCGGACGGGCCATCGAGAACATCTACGACTACACCTACGCCATCGACGCCCTCAAGATTGGCGAGACCGTCAAGATCGTGGTCATGCGCCAGGGAGAGCGCCTGTCCTTCGACATCACGCCCTCTTCCCGCGAGTAGACTCGATGAAGCGAACCCTTTTTGCGCTTGCCCCGGCCCTTTTCGTCCTCTGCAGCCTTTCTTGCGGAGGAGACTCGCGCCAGGCGATTCCCCTCGGCTCCATTCATCAACAGGCTCCCAACTTCACCTTGCCGCGGCTCGACGGCGATGCCGTCACTTTGGCCGACACGGTGGCCGAGAACAAGGTGGTGCTGGTCAATTTCTGGGCCACCTGGTGCCCTCCCTGCCGAATCGAACTGCCCCACCTCAACGCCCTCCACAACAAATACCGGGACAAGGGTTTCATCGTCTTGGCCGTCAACGTGGACGAAGACATGGCTGCCGTTGAAAGGTTCCTGGCCGAGAACAAGTTCGACTTTCCCGTCCTGCTCGACAATCAGTTCCGGGTGCAGCGGCGTTACGGCGTCAATTCCCTGCCCACAAACGTCTTTATCGACGACCGCCAGGAGATCCTCAGCTACATGAGGGGCTACACCCCGCTCATCGAAGACTCGGTCCTCAGCGCCCTTGAGTACGTTGAGAGCCGCCGGTCTGGTAACTCGGACTGACGGGGCGGCTACTGAGACTCGGCTTCCACCACTTCGATCGAG
This genomic stretch from Acidobacteriota bacterium harbors:
- a CDS encoding M28 family peptidase, coding for MAPAAGAAEGDEGEGLLLQNTRQLTFQGRRSGEGYFDPSGSRMVFQSEREPGNPFYQIYLMDLETGDTSRISPGIGKTTCAWVHPSGNRVLFASTHDDPQARAKQKEEIELRESGQQRRYSWDYDEHFEIYSADLQGRDIRRLTHARGYDAEGSYSPDGTRIVFSSNRHAYSQELSSPDRELLEIDKSVFADLYLMNADGSNVRRLTEVRGYDGGPFFSQDGSKITWRRFSEDGATAEIYTMNADGSDAKAITSMGAMSWAPFFHPSGQYLIFSTNKHGFANFELYLVDAQGRRDPVRVTYTDGFDGLAAFSPDGQTLAWTSNRTPEKQSQIFMAQWNHQRALQLLGLQDAADSLPPVALPATEAAISAQDLKEHVALLAADRLEGRLTGTQGERMAADYLAKYFASLGLQPAGEKGSYFHDFEFTSGVELGSENRLRLQIEGEEWTPAVDEDWRPLSFSQTGGIEAGQVVFAGYGIVAPQGQGQEEYDSYVHLDVEDKWVLMFRYLPDGISSERRQHLARHASLRYKAMEARNRGARGIIIVSGPASQVKDQLVELSFDASLSGTSVAAISIGDDWAQRLLGAAGKDLQALQEQLDQGELMMGFPLPSATVSATIDLTYKKAVGRNVLALLPAGDQPMGEAVAIGAHMDHLGRGQASGSLARADEKGQIHNGADDNASGVAGMLEIAQYLAEQKASGRLMARRDLLFAAWSGEELGLLGSSHWVNERDQDKDNDLKPDITAYLNLDMIGRLRDELILQGLGSSSVWTGIVEQRNVPVGLAISPQDDSYLPTDATSFYIKKVPILSAFTGAHEDYHSPRDTAEKLNYTGMREVSRFMALVARDLVQRPQGPDYIAMQEPEEKGARAGLRAYLGTIPDYAQGDVKGLRLSGVSKGSPSDQAGLQAGDVVVELAGRAIENIYDYTYAIDALKIGETVKIVVMRQGERLSFDITPSSRE
- a CDS encoding TlpA disulfide reductase family protein, which produces MKRTLFALAPALFVLCSLSCGGDSRQAIPLGSIHQQAPNFTLPRLDGDAVTLADTVAENKVVLVNFWATWCPPCRIELPHLNALHNKYRDKGFIVLAVNVDEDMAAVERFLAENKFDFPVLLDNQFRVQRRYGVNSLPTNVFIDDRQEILSYMRGYTPLIEDSVLSALEYVESRRSGNSD
- the trmH gene encoding tRNA (guanosine(18)-2'-O)-methyltransferase TrmH gives rise to the protein MTPERYQRIRRVLDHRQPDLTIIFENLKKPHNFSALLRTCDAVGIGEAFAVWPQGEIGISPSISGNTANWVRTRTFPSLGKAVEEASGRGMRVLAANVEESSTDFREVDFTRPTALLLGQELHGLTDQMAPLADQFITIPTVGMGDSLNVSVAAAVILFEVRRQREAAGFYDQPRLTPEEYQRLLFEWGYPEVEEYCRRKGIPYPQLREDGQIVDWEERA